From Manduca sexta isolate Smith_Timp_Sample1 chromosome 21, JHU_Msex_v1.0, whole genome shotgun sequence, the proteins below share one genomic window:
- the LOC115444581 gene encoding facilitated trehalose transporter Tret1, whose protein sequence is MESDEFDRITNNDKVENTENRAKHVSRPFLRQLFVSSGVWSIYFVLGLGFGAPTVMIPQIRREANSTDAVTENMESWLSSVHGYSALPWVFIIPILTRYVGRKLPFLLVCLNTLVGFILFYFSTNTTHLLISAIMLGMLLASNMTLLVVIVTEYSSPRYRGIFMIFESTLFFWGVWIANATGAFSHWKNIGILAFVCSLYPLTVVFWPESPYWLAMKGRFEECAISHHWLKGYDKDSEYELETLIDSQKAYLRMCADRTRTDCRSRFKQAMETVRTKAFYMPMFISISVMSLYHFSGKLVCSMYAVDLMQKITGSEETANIGMLIMDSVTIIGMQVGCALSKFLKRRTLLLSSAILGIIFLFIISIYLYLVKFSLISENKYLSILLLTLFSVSISIGPMIMPSTIFGELICLRYQTECLLLLTLFSEFLMATILKVSPYIFRALSLSGAFLFYGISASIFFFIVYKYLPETKDKTLFEIEHFFKDPSEPNGAVQSLIKRK, encoded by the exons ATGGAATCAGATGAATTTGACAGAATTACCAACAATGACAAAGTTGAAAATACAGAAAATAGGGCCAAACATGTTTCGAGGCCATTTTTGAGACAG ttatttGTATCGAGCGGTGTGTGGTCCATATACTTCGTCCTTGGGTTAGGATTCGGCGCTCCAACAGTAATGATACCACAAATACGAAGAGAAGCCAACTCAACGGATGCTGTCACAGAAAACATGGAGTCGTGGTTAT CATCAGTTCATGGATACAGCGCGTTGCCGTGGGTATTCATAATACCTATACTCACAAGAtacgtcggaagaaaactaCCTTTCcttttagtttgtttaaataCTTTAGTTGGATTCATACTTTTTTACTTTAGCACAAACACAACACATCTTTTGATCAGCGCCATAATGTTAGGCATGCTGCTTGCCAGTAACATGACTTTGTTGGTCGTGATCGTAACAGAATATTCGTCGCCTCGCTACCGaggaatatttatgatatttgaatCAACGCTTTTCTTTTGGGGTGTATGGATAGCTAACGCAACGGGGGCCTTTTCGCATTGGAAAAACATAGGAATTCTCGCATTTGTTTGTTCTTTGTACCCTTTAACCGTAGTGTTTTGGCCCGAATCTCCGTATTGGTTAGCAATGAAGGGACGTTTCGAAGAGTGCGCAATTTCTCATCACTGGTTGAAAGGGTACGATAAAGATTCCGAATACGAACTTGAAACACTTATCGATTCACAAAAAGCATATCTTAGAATGTGTGCGGACCGTACACGTACTGATTGTAGGTCAAGATTTAAGCAAGCTATGGAAACGGTTAGGACTAAGGCATTCTATATGCCAATGTTTATTTCCATATCAGTTATGTCATTGTACCATTTTTCAGGGAAATTAGTTTGTAGTATGTACGCGGTAGatttaatgcaaaaaataacTGGTAGTGAAGAAACTGCTAATATTGGGATGCTTATAATGGACTCTGTAACTATTATTGGTATGCAAGTTGGTTGCGCGTTATCCAAGTTCCTAAAAAGGCGAACCCTTCTACTTTCGTCGGCCATTTtgggtattatatttttattcataatatctaTTTACTTATACCTTGTCAAGTTTTCTCTTATATCAGAGAACAAATATCTTTCGATATTGTTGCTGACCTTATTTTCGGTATCAATAAGCATTGGGCCAATGATAATGCCGTCAACAATATTTGGTGAGCTGATATGCTTGAGGTACCAAACTGAGTGTCTTCTTTTACTGACTCTATTTTCAGAGTTTCTAATGGCAACTATATTAAAAGTTTCTCCATACATTTTTAGAGCGCTTAGTTTGTCTGGTGCTTTTCTATTTTATGGCATATCGgcgtctatatttttttttattgtgtataaatatttacctgAGACTAAAGATAAGACTTTGTTTGAAATTGAACATTTCTTTAAAGATCCCTCGGAACCTAATGGTGCTGTTCAAAGTTTAATTAAGAGAAAATAG
- the LOC115444352 gene encoding alcohol dehydrogenase 1-like produces the protein MRKDRGGKGGTIINISSISGFLVDPFITSYKASKYAIIGLTLGLGHEYNYKTSAVRVVAICPGFTSSDMTDGQMVVDEQASIFDKFRSSLIWQTPDVLGKNAIKVFQEADTGSIWVSEEGKDAEIAPARKVVTLSQLESL, from the coding sequence ATGAGGAAGGACAGAGGCGGCAAAGGCGGCACCATCATTAACATCTCTTCCATATCTGGTTTTCTTGTAGACCCATTCATTACAAGTTATAAAGCCTCCAAATATGCCATAATAGGTCTCACACTTGGTTTGGGCCATGAATACAATTATAAGACTTCGGCAGTCAGAGTGGTGGCGATATGCCCTGGATTCACATCTTCGGACATGACGGATGGCCAGATGGTAGTAGACGAACAGGCGAGTATCTTTGATAAGTTTAGGAGTAGCCTCATATGGCAGACGCCAGATGTCCTGGGAAAAAATGCCATTAAGGTTTTCCAAGAAGCTGACACTGGTTCTATTTGGGTTTCTGAAGAAGGTAAGGATGCTGAAATCGCACCGGCCAGAAAGGTTGTCACATTAAGTCAGCTTGAGAGCCTTTGa